The following coding sequences lie in one Arthrobacter sp. SLBN-122 genomic window:
- the prfB gene encoding peptide chain release factor 2 → MANIDFSAEIRALRATYESIERVSDVETLKEDIAELSERAGEPDLWDDPAAAQKITSRLSHRQSELERLTNLASRIDDLEVLVELGQDEDDAASMGEAAAELESIKKALKDLEVVTLLSGEYDEREAVVSIRAGAGGVDAADFAEMLMRMYLRWAERHGYPTTVMDTSYAEEAGLKSATFEVKAPYAFGTLSVEAGTHRLVRISPFDNQGRRQTSFAAVEVIPLIEQTDSIEIPDNEIRVDVFRSSGPGGQSVNTTDSAVRLTHIPTGTVVSMQNEKSQLQNRAAAMRVLQSRLLLLKKEQEDAEKKALAGDVKASWGDQMRSYVLNPYQMVKDLRTEHEVGNTSAVFDGEIDDFIDAGIRWRTDNRNAEK, encoded by the coding sequence ATGGCCAATATTGATTTTTCCGCTGAAATCCGCGCGCTTCGCGCCACCTACGAGTCCATTGAACGCGTCAGCGACGTGGAGACACTCAAGGAAGACATCGCCGAACTCAGCGAGCGGGCAGGGGAGCCGGATCTTTGGGATGATCCCGCGGCCGCGCAGAAAATCACGTCCCGGCTTTCCCACCGCCAATCCGAACTCGAGCGCCTCACTAACCTGGCATCCAGGATTGACGACCTCGAAGTCCTGGTGGAGCTTGGGCAGGACGAGGACGACGCCGCCTCCATGGGGGAGGCCGCGGCTGAACTCGAGTCCATCAAGAAGGCGCTCAAGGACCTGGAAGTCGTCACGCTGCTGTCCGGCGAATACGACGAACGCGAAGCAGTGGTCTCCATCCGGGCAGGCGCAGGCGGAGTGGATGCCGCAGACTTCGCCGAGATGCTCATGCGCATGTACCTCCGCTGGGCTGAGCGCCACGGGTACCCGACCACCGTCATGGACACCTCTTACGCTGAGGAAGCCGGGCTGAAATCGGCCACCTTTGAGGTGAAGGCGCCTTATGCCTTCGGCACCCTCAGCGTCGAAGCCGGAACGCACCGCCTGGTCCGGATCAGCCCCTTCGACAACCAGGGACGCCGCCAAACATCCTTCGCGGCCGTGGAAGTCATCCCGCTGATCGAGCAAACCGACTCAATCGAAATCCCGGACAACGAGATCAGGGTGGACGTATTCCGCTCATCCGGCCCCGGTGGCCAGTCGGTCAACACCACCGACTCCGCAGTCCGCCTTACCCACATTCCCACCGGCACCGTGGTGTCCATGCAGAACGAAAAGTCGCAGCTGCAGAACCGCGCCGCCGCCATGCGTGTCCTGCAGTCCCGGCTCCTGCTGCTCAAGAAGGAACAGGAAGACGCGGAGAAGAAGGCACTGGCCGGCGATGTCAAAGCGTCGTGGGGTGACCAGATGCGGTCCTACGTCCTGAACCCGTACCAGATGGTCAAGGACCTGCGTACGGAACACGAAGTGGGCAATACGTCGGCAGTGTTCGACGGCGAAATCGACGACTTCATTGACGCGGGCATCCGCTGGCGCACTGACAACCGCAACGCTGAAAAATAG
- a CDS encoding pilus assembly protein TadG-related protein, which translates to MNRGEPDESGQVMVMILGYIVLALLVATVVIGISAVYLEHKRLLSLADGASLAAADSYTLGEVTSQGGSPSAVLSPARVRNVAADFIARSPASQRFSGLAVTGATGTPDGSTAVVVLTAAVHPPVVNFLVPDGIRIEAASTARSRLTR; encoded by the coding sequence GTGAATCGCGGTGAACCGGATGAGAGCGGCCAGGTGATGGTCATGATCCTCGGCTACATCGTCCTGGCGCTCTTGGTGGCGACAGTCGTCATTGGAATATCTGCCGTTTACCTGGAGCACAAGCGTCTATTGTCGCTGGCGGACGGCGCCTCGCTGGCGGCGGCCGACAGCTACACCCTGGGTGAAGTCACGTCCCAGGGCGGAAGCCCCTCGGCTGTCCTTAGTCCCGCCCGCGTCCGCAATGTCGCTGCCGACTTCATCGCAAGAAGTCCCGCCTCACAGCGTTTCTCCGGTCTTGCCGTCACTGGGGCAACGGGTACACCGGACGGTTCCACCGCCGTCGTGGTCCTCACGGCAGCCGTTCACCCGCCTGTGGTGAACTTCCTCGTTCCGGACGGTATCCGTATCGAGGCGGCGTCCACTGCGCGCTCGCGCCTCACCCGATAA
- a CDS encoding TadE family protein gives MVASPHGPVQPKLSRPGERGSAVVDFVLVGGLLTMFFLAIIQLTLVLHVRNTLIDAAASGARYGTLADRNASDARERTRSLIGMALNEGFAEQVSTQEITVQGMRTLEVTVRSPMPVIGFIGPRDMLEVKGHAAVQP, from the coding sequence ATGGTGGCGTCCCCTCACGGGCCGGTGCAGCCCAAGCTGTCCCGGCCGGGGGAGCGGGGTTCAGCCGTGGTGGACTTTGTACTGGTTGGCGGGCTGCTGACCATGTTCTTCCTTGCGATCATCCAGCTGACCCTGGTTCTGCACGTACGGAACACACTCATCGATGCTGCGGCCTCTGGTGCACGGTACGGGACACTCGCTGACCGTAATGCCTCCGATGCCCGGGAACGGACCCGCAGCCTCATCGGCATGGCCCTGAATGAGGGGTTCGCAGAACAGGTCAGCACGCAGGAAATAACGGTCCAAGGCATGCGCACTTTGGAAGTAACCGTCCGGTCTCCTATGCCGGTTATCGGGTTCATTGGCCCACGGGACATGCTGGAGGTGAAAGGGCATGCGGCTGTTCAGCCCTGA
- a CDS encoding type II secretion system F family protein, with protein MMIVSPGAVICGMGLGFGLWLVIFRSPPMRPISLSERIEPQLKSQNLESRLLRADEQNLTPFGPLERILRPVFRDWLSALGKLNPSPGATARRLAQAGINKSPIDFRAEQLLWAAAGFVVSSAFILLGAAAGRFSPLLAAAVIIGSAAAGFVLRDYWLGAQVRRREERMMAEFPSLAELMALAVGAGESATGALDRVCRSANGELSKEFSKILAETRAGKPLVLALQEFSARTDLAPLVRFVDGVIVAVERGTPLAEVLRAQAQDVRDSAKRDLMEAAGKKEIAMMVPLVFGVLPLTVVFAVFPGLAAINLGF; from the coding sequence ATGATGATTGTTTCCCCGGGAGCAGTTATCTGCGGGATGGGTCTTGGCTTCGGTCTTTGGCTCGTGATCTTCCGGTCTCCTCCAATGCGCCCCATAAGCCTGTCGGAACGGATTGAGCCGCAACTGAAGTCGCAGAACCTGGAGTCGCGGCTCCTCCGAGCAGACGAGCAGAACCTGACGCCGTTCGGCCCGCTCGAGCGGATTCTCCGCCCGGTCTTCCGGGACTGGCTCTCGGCCTTGGGGAAACTCAACCCTTCGCCCGGGGCAACCGCGCGGCGGCTGGCCCAGGCAGGGATCAACAAGTCGCCCATCGACTTCCGCGCAGAACAGTTGCTGTGGGCGGCAGCCGGTTTTGTCGTTTCGTCGGCCTTTATCCTCCTTGGAGCAGCAGCGGGCAGGTTCAGCCCGCTGCTGGCTGCCGCAGTGATCATCGGCAGTGCTGCGGCAGGTTTTGTGCTGCGGGACTACTGGCTGGGCGCCCAGGTCCGCCGGCGGGAAGAACGGATGATGGCAGAATTCCCCAGCCTTGCCGAACTGATGGCTTTGGCCGTCGGCGCAGGGGAGAGCGCAACAGGCGCGTTGGATCGTGTCTGCAGGAGTGCCAACGGTGAGCTGTCCAAGGAATTTTCGAAGATCCTCGCAGAGACAAGGGCCGGTAAACCCCTGGTCCTGGCGTTGCAGGAGTTCTCTGCGCGGACTGACCTTGCGCCGCTGGTCAGATTCGTTGACGGCGTCATCGTTGCGGTGGAAAGAGGGACACCTCTTGCGGAAGTGCTTCGCGCGCAGGCGCAGGACGTCCGCGATTCGGCCAAACGGGACCTCATGGAAGCTGCAGGGAAAAAGGAAATCGCGATGATGGTGCCGCTGGTTTTCGGAGTGCTTCCCCTGACCGTTGTGTTTGCTGTCTTCCCCGGCCTCGCGGCCATCAACCTGGGCTTCTGA
- a CDS encoding type II secretion system F family protein, with protein sequence MISALVGAAGGVGLFLIWWSCWETPDRRNRKRKPGRLADLLAAAGVDKVSASGLAGTCLGLGVFVALVFFALSRSLPIAGCFGLFGAWLPVTILRWRAKKRTAMLRQLWPDVVDHLRSAIRAGLPLPEALIQLGDKGPEELRPTFREFGADYRAGGQFDGSLNKLKQRLADPVADRIIEALRLTREVGGSDLGKLLGTLAEFLRENARTRSELEARQSWTINAARLAVAAPWIVMILLATRPEAIQAYNTPMGAAVLLGGLVVSLVCYTVMLKIGALPQDERVLR encoded by the coding sequence ATGATTTCCGCATTGGTGGGAGCAGCAGGAGGGGTAGGCCTCTTCCTCATCTGGTGGTCCTGTTGGGAAACGCCGGACCGTAGGAACCGGAAGCGCAAGCCCGGGCGCCTGGCCGACCTGCTTGCGGCTGCCGGGGTAGACAAAGTCTCGGCGAGCGGCCTGGCAGGGACTTGTCTGGGGCTGGGGGTATTCGTGGCGCTGGTCTTCTTCGCTCTCAGTCGCTCCTTGCCCATTGCCGGCTGTTTCGGGCTTTTCGGCGCGTGGCTGCCGGTCACCATCCTCCGGTGGCGTGCCAAAAAGAGGACCGCGATGCTGCGCCAACTTTGGCCTGACGTCGTGGATCATCTGCGCTCTGCGATCCGGGCGGGCCTGCCCCTACCTGAGGCCCTCATCCAGCTTGGAGATAAGGGGCCTGAGGAACTGCGGCCCACCTTTCGCGAGTTCGGCGCCGATTACCGCGCAGGCGGCCAGTTCGATGGCTCTCTGAACAAGCTGAAACAGCGTCTTGCCGACCCAGTAGCCGACCGTATTATCGAAGCGCTCCGGCTCACCCGTGAGGTGGGCGGCTCAGACCTGGGGAAGCTCCTGGGTACCCTGGCGGAATTCCTTCGGGAAAACGCCCGGACCCGCAGTGAGCTGGAGGCAAGGCAGTCCTGGACCATCAATGCCGCCCGGCTTGCAGTTGCAGCGCCATGGATCGTCATGATTCTGCTTGCGACCAGACCGGAGGCAATCCAGGCCTACAACACGCCCATGGGCGCCGCAGTCCTGCTCGGCGGCCTGGTGGTCTCGCTGGTTTGTTACACGGTCATGTTGAAGATCGGGGCTTTGCCCCAGGACGAAAGGGTCCTCCGATGA